One genomic window of Monodelphis domestica isolate mMonDom1 chromosome 1, mMonDom1.pri, whole genome shotgun sequence includes the following:
- the CTSB gene encoding cathepsin B produces the protein MWRFLATLCCLVVLTSAKSRLSIPPLSDEMVNHINKLNTTWQAGHNFLNADMSYVKKLCGTFMGGAKLLPQRMILADNMKLPENFDAREQWPNCPTIKEIRDQGSCGSCWAFGAVEAISDRICVHSNGNANVEVSAEDLLSCCGSECGDGCNGGFPAGAWNFWTKKGLVSGGLYDSHVGCRPYSIPPCEHHVNGSRPACTGEEGDTPTCRKKCEEGYSTQYKDDKNYGSTSYSVPSSEQEIMAEIYKNGPVEGAFSVYEDFLHYKSGVYQHVAGEMLGGHAIRILGWGVENGIRYWLAANSWNIDWGDNGFFKFLRGKNHCGIESEIIAGIPRTDQY, from the exons ATGTGGCGGTTCTTGGCCACCCTGTGTTGCCTGGTCGTACTGACCAGTGCCAAGAGCAGATTATCCATTCCTCCTCTATCAGATGAAATGGTCAACCACATCAATAAGCTCAACACTACATGGCAG GCTGGGCACAACTTCCTTAATGCAGACATGAGCTACGTAAAGAAACTCTGTGGTACCTTCATGGGTGGAGCCAAGCTACTACCTCAGAG AATGATACTGGCTGATAATATGAAGCTACCAGAAAACTTTGATGCCCGGGAACAATGGCCAAACTGCCCTACTATCAAGGAAATAAGAGACCAGGGTTCCTGTGGATCTTGCTGG GCATTTGGAGCTGTGGAAGCTATTTCTGACAGGATCTGTGTACACAGTAATGGAAATGCTAATGTAGAAGTGTCTGCTGAGGATCTGCTTAGCTGCTGTGGATCTGAATGTGGGGATGG CTGTAATGGCGGTTTTCCTGCTGGAGCTTGGAATTTCTGGACTAAAAAAGGCCTTGTATCTGGTGGTCTCTATGATTCCCATGTGG GCTGCCGACCTTATTCCATCCCTCCATGTGAGCACCATGTGAATGGCTCCCGTCCTGCCTGTACTGGAGAAGAGGGCGACACCCCCACGTGCAGGAAGAAGTGTGAAGAGGGCTATTCTACTCAGTACAAGGATGACAAGAACTACG GATCAACCTCCTATAGTGTACCTTCAAGTGAGCAGGAAATCATGGCTGAGATCTACAAGAATGGCCCTGTGGAGGGAGCTTTTAGTGTATATGAAGACTTCCTACACTACAAGTCTG GAGTATACCAGCACGTTGCTGGAGAGATGCTTGGAGGTCACGCCATTCGAATCCTTGGCTGGGGTGTGGAAAATGGAATCCGTTACTGGCTGGCTGCCAACTCCTGGAATATTGACTGGGGTGATAATG gCTTCTTTAAATTCCTCCGTGGAAAGAATCACTGTGGAATAGAATCTGAAATTATAGCTGGAATTCCCAGAACGGATCAATATTGA